One Diabrotica virgifera virgifera chromosome 3, PGI_DIABVI_V3a genomic window carries:
- the LOC126882004 gene encoding ankyrin-1-like isoform X1, translated as MDQNEFPLHSATQFGNLDEVQQLIEGGAIIDEVDSDGSTSLHIAAEFRRIKVAEYLLAHGADVNAIASWGRSPLHLATRKNNLEMVRLFTEAGANLQCSDIDGNMPIHIAAEVGYVEIVKYFLEHGIFVDIINEISKSTPLHRAADSGHIKLTEYLLAHGADVNAIETSEERSCLYFASRNGDLEMVRLFIEAGANNMQCSNIYGNMPIHVAAELGYVEIVKYFLENGIHVDIINETSKMTSLHMAAYSGYIEVVDYLLLNNANVRLKDCQKRGSIHYGVIAGNVKIVHGLIEKGVDMNAKDIFKMTPLDLACREGNLEIVQLLLKNGAVCNLQERSRNYSPLHWASDTCSLEIVKYFITLGVDANFGTIQEYTLLHVAAKRDHITLVKYLVEIGADVNKKTIPKGATPLYYAIKNMCTDVAEFLILNGADLKEAEYKGKSTLSIALKDVSSDYPESDQTEYMVLAKLIIKYTVLIYSPIETFIPKGCPFFKELSQYYNDCQKEITSMSGVTIKNSTVSLHKIICGSNKGNAFVQYLCNDNIKNELENIEDYLKDFLIYGNILPLVQLRVKKGFQRMALLTDADLIMKKVSPKLPSEIRWRVFDYLDMTDLKTVIQSDFI; from the coding sequence ATGGATCAGAATGAGTTTCCACTCCATTCAGCCACACAATTTGGGAACCTAGATGAAGTACAACAGTTGATTGAAGGAGGGGCAATAATTGATGAAGTGGATTCTGATGGTTCTACGTCACTACATATAGCTGCAGAGTTCAGGCGTATAAAAGTAGCCGAATATTTATTGGCACACGGCGCAGATGTAAACGCAATCGCATCTTGGGGAAGGAGCCCTTTGCATCTTGCTACGCGCAAGAATAATCTTGAAATGGTTCGATTATTCACAGAAGCTGGAGCAAATTTGCAGTGTTCAGATATCGATGGAAATATGCCTATTCATATTGCTGCTGAAGTAGGATATGttgaaattgtaaaatattttttagaacaTGGGATATTTGTAGATATTATAAATGAAATCAGCAAAAGCACGCCACTTCATAGAGCTGCAGATTCCGGACATATAAAACTAACCGAATATTTATTGGCACACGGTGCAGATGTAAACGCAATCGAAACGTCTGAGGAGAGGAGCTGTTTATATTTTGCTTCGCGCAATGGTGACCTTGAAATGGTTCGATTATTCATAGAAGCTGGAGCAAATAATATGCAGTGTTCAAATATCTATGGAAATATGCCTATTCATGTTGCTGCTGAATTAGGATATGTagaaattgtaaaatattttttagaaaatggtATACATGTAGATATTATAAATGAAACCAGCAAAATGACGTCTCTCCATATGGCTGCATATTCAGGTTACATCGAAGTAGTAGATTATTTACTGTTAAATAATGCTAACGTGCGTCTCAAAGACTGTCAGAAACGGGGTTCAATTCATTATGGTGTTATagcagggaatgtaaaaattgtTCATGGCCTTATAGAAAAAGGAGTTGATATGAACGCTAAAGATATATTCAAGATGACTCCTTTAGATTTAGCTTGTAGAGAAGGGAATTTAGAAATTGTCCAGTTACTTTTAAAAAACGGTGCAGTGTGTAACCTACAGGAGAGATCCCGGAATTATTCTCCACTTCATTGGGCATCAGATACGTGTAGTCTAGAAATTGTAAAGTATTTTATCACCTTAGGGGTAGACGCCAATTTCGGTACAATTCAAGAATATACTCTTCTGCATGTAGCTGCTAAACGAGATCACATTACATTGGTTAAATATTTGGTTGAAATTGGTGCTGATGTTAACAAGAAAACTATACCCAAAGGAGCTACTCCATTATATTATGCGATAAAAAATATGTGCACAGATGTTGCAGAATTCTTAATTCTAAATGGAGCTGATCTAAAAGAAGCTGAATATAAAGGCAAATCTACTTTATCGATAGCCTTAAAAGATGTGTCAAGTGATTATCCAGAGTCAGACCAGACAGAGTATATGGTACTTGCAAAACTAATAATCAAATACACCGTGTTAATTTACAGTCCCATTGAAACATTTATTCCGAAAGGTTGTCCTTTCTTCAAAGAATTATCGCAATACTATAACGACTGCCAAAAAGAAATAACAAGTATGAGCGGTGTGACAATAAAAAATAGTACTGTTTCATTACATAAAATAATTTGCGGCTCCAATAAAGGCAACGCGTTTGTTCAATATCTATGTAACGACAATATTAAAAACGAGTTGGAAAATATTGAAGATTACCTTAAAGACTTTTTGATATATGGTAATATTCTTCCGTTGGTACAACTTAGGGTTAAGAAAGGGTTTCAAAGAATGGCATTACTTACAGATGCTGACTTAATAATGAAAAAAGTTTCACCTAAGTTACCATCAGAAATAAGATGGAGAGTATTCGACTACTTAGACATGACTGATCTTAAAACTGTGATACAATcagattttatttaa